A portion of the Osmerus mordax isolate fOsmMor3 chromosome 22, fOsmMor3.pri, whole genome shotgun sequence genome contains these proteins:
- the dph3 gene encoding DPH3 homolog: MSVFHDEVEIEDFEYDEDTETYYFPCPCGDKFAITKEDLENGEDVATCPSCSLIVKVIYDKDEFMSGEVIEAPSTESKFELVQSS; this comes from the exons atgtCTGTCTTTCATGACGAAGTGGAGATCGAAGACTTTGAATATGATGAGGACACAGAAACGTATTATTTCCCTTGCCCCTGCGGTGACAAATTTGCTATTACAAAA GAAGATTTAGAAAATGGGGAAGATGTAGCAACCTGTCCAAGTTGTTCGCTCATTGTGAAAGTCATCTATGACAAG GATGAATTTATGTCAGGAGAGGTGATAGAAGCACCATCAACAGAAAGCAAGTTTGAGCTTGTCCAGTCATCTTGA
- the fhl2b gene encoding four and a half LIM domains protein 2b, with protein sequence MSDRYDCHECKESLYGRKYVLREDSPYCVKCYESLFSNTCEECKKFIGCSSKDLSYKERHWHDECFHCFKCSRSLVDKPFSTKDEQLLCTDCYSNEYSSKCHECKKTIMPGSRKMEHKGNSWHEACFTCQRCQQPIGTRSFIHKDSSNYCLPCYEKQFAMQCIHCKKPITTGGVTYRDQPWHKDCFLCTGCKQQLSGQRFTSRDDFAYCLNCFCNLFAKKCASCTTPISGLGGSKYISFEERQWHNDCFNCKKCSVSLVGRGFLTARDDILCPECVKDV encoded by the exons ATGTCGGACCGCTATGACTGCCATGAGTGCAAGGAGTCCCTGTATGGGCGGAAGTACGTTCTCAGAGAAGACAGCCCCTACTGTGTGAAATGCTACGAGAGCCTCTTTTCCAACACCTGCGAGGAATGCAAGAAGTTCATTGGCTGCAGTAGCAAG GATCTGTCTTACAAGGAACGCCACTGGCATGATGAGTGTTTCCACTGCTTCAAATGCAGCCGTTCCCTGGTGGAcaagcccttctccaccaaggaCGAGCAGCTGCTGTGCACCGATTGCTACTCCAACGAGTACTCCTCCAAGTGCCATGAGTGTAAGAAGACCATCATGCCAG GCTCTAGGAAGATGGAGCACAAGGGCAACAGCTGGCATGAGGCCTGTTTCACATGCCAGCGCTGCCAGCAACCCATTGGAACCAGGAGTTTCATCCACAAGGACAGCAGCAACTACTGCTTGCCATGCTACGAGAAGCAGTTTGCTATGCAGTGCATCCACTGCAAGAAG CCAATCACCACCGGCGGGGTGACCTACCGTGACCAACCCTGGCACAAGGATTGTTTCCTCTGCACTGGGTGCAAGCAGCAGCTGTCTGGTCAACGGTTCACCTCCCGTGACGACTTTGCCTACTGCCTCAACTGTTTTTGCAACCTGTTTGCCAAGAAGTGTGCCTCCTGTACCACCCCGATCAGTG GTCTGGGAGGGAGCAAGTACATCTCGTTTGAAGAGCGCCAGTGGCACAACGACTGCTTCAACTGCAAGAAGTGCTCCGTATCCCTGGTGGGGCGGGGCTTCCTGACGGCCCGCGACGACATCCTGTGTCCCGAGTGCGTCAAAGACGTCTGA